Within Bacillota bacterium, the genomic segment TAGCCGGTAGCCTCAGTTCTGGTTAAACTTCCGCCATAAGTTAACCCCTTGCCAGTAAGCACTCCGTGATATAGACCGGTGACCTTTTTGTACTGACCGAATAAATAACCTATTTCCCGGGCACCAACACCGATATCGCCGGCGGGGACATCCACATCCGCTCCGATATACCGGTAAAGCTCGCTCATAAAACTTTGGCAGAAACGCATGATTTCGCCATCTGATTTCCCTTTGGGGTCAAAGTCACTCCCGCCTTTACCTCCCCCAATGGGCAAGCCGGTTAGTGCATTTTTCAATATTTGTTCAAACCCAAGGAATTTAATAATTCCCAAATTCACTGAAGGATGAAAGCGGAGGCCACCTTTATAGGGGCCAATGGCACTATTAAACTGAACCCGGAAAGCACGATTAACCTGAACCTGCCCTTTATCGTCAACCCAAGGCACCCGAAAGATAATTTGCCTTTCCGGTTCCACTATTCTGTGCAAGATACCTGCTTTGACAAATTCAGGGTGTTTCTTAATAGCCGGCTCCAAAGATTCAAGTACTTCCATAATCGCCTGATGAAACTCCAGTTCGCCGCGATCCCTTCTAATTACCTGCTCTGTTATTTCCCCAATAACCTGTTGTGAAAAATTCACTGGCAAGCCTCCTATTTTATGTCCTTTATTTTTGATACCACAAATTAAGAAATGGTTAGATATTCTTGCAACTCCCAAGGGTGTACATGTGTCTGGAAACGTTCCCATTCCTCACTCTTGGCCTCAGCAAAAATATGAT encodes:
- a CDS encoding NADP-specific glutamate dehydrogenase; translation: MGTFPDTCTPLGVARISNHFLICGIKNKGHKIGGLPVNFSQQVIGEITEQVIRRDRGELEFHQAIMEVLESLEPAIKKHPEFVKAGILHRIVEPERQIIFRVPWVDDKGQVQVNRAFRVQFNSAIGPYKGGLRFHPSVNLGIIKFLGFEQILKNALTGLPIGGGKGGSDFDPKGKSDGEIMRFCQSFMSELYRYIGADVDVPAGDIGVGAREIGYLFGQYKKVTGLYHGVLTGKGLTYGGSLTRTEATGYGLVYFLQEMLKSNGQALADKQVVISGSGNVAVYAAEKAQQNGAQVVAMSDSGGYIYDQDGIKLETVKQIKEVERKRISEYVEHHPSAEYYKGPSDIWTIECDIALPCATQNELDEASAQKLVANGVRAVAEGANMPSTPEAVKVFQDNRVPFGPAKASNAGGVATSALEMSQNSMRCSWTFEEVDAKLKDIMVTIYNQINQVAREYDCEGDLVKGANITGFLKVANAMMAQGVV